CCGGGCGACTCGCCCAGCCGCAACGCCTCCACGCGGTCGGTCAACGCGTTGCCCAGGTTGGACAGGAAGGTGGCCCGCCCCGCGACTTTCCACTCGGAGACCTCGATGGCCCTGCGATACGCCGCGATCGCCGCGTCCAGGTCGGTGAGGTCGATCCGCTCGCCGGGGCAGGGCGCGGCACCGTCGGGGAACTGGGTGCCGTGACGGGTCAGCAGCGCGTTGCCGAGGTTGTTCAGCCAGCCGCCCAGCTCCGGGTCGTCCGCGTGCGCCCCCTCGACGGCCTCCCCGGCGAGCCGTACCGCCCCATGCAGGTCATCGGCGGCGCCGAGCCGTTCGTAACGGTCCATCCGGAGCATTCCGACGTTGCTGCGCACCCGCGCCCACGCGCGGTCCGTGCGGGGCAGCGCGGCCGAGGCCCGGCCGCCGAGGTCGATCGCCGTGTCGAGGTCGGTGAGTGAACCGGTGGCGTCATACAGGTCCCATAGACACAGCACGAGCGTCGCCGCGCACCTCGCCCACTGCGGTGAGCCCTCCTCAGCGGCGGCCGTCGCCTCCTCGGCCGCCCGCCGCGCCGCGGCGAGGTCGTCGTGAGTGCCGGTGACGTCGTACAGATCGGTCAGGGTGACGGCCAACTCGTTGGACCATACGGCCCGTCGGGCGCGGTCTGCGTGTACGGCCCGCCGATAATGGTTCACCGCCCGGTGCAGGTCCCGGATGTCGCCGGAGTTCCAGAAGCGGCGCCGGTGCGCGGCGGCGGACCGGTCGAGGAGGTCCGCGAGCCCGGCGCCGCTGACGCCTCGGGCCTCGGCCTGCCGCAGCTCGTGCTCCGCTTCCTCCGGAGCCCCTACGTCGGACCCACCCGGACCCTGCGGTGTCATGGCCCTCCCCCTCATGGCGCGCCACGATGTTACCGCGCGACCACGCATGGTGACGGGCGGCCGAAGGAAGTCGCGCAGGGCCGGCGCGAGGGGCGTCCGGGCCCGCGCAGTGCTCAACACGCGGCGGCCGGCCCGTGGGGCGAGGAGGGCGGTGAGGCCCAGGCGGCCGACGAAGGTGACGCCGGCGCGGTCGGCGACCTCGCTCACCGCCTCGGAACCGTCGTCGACCGGCCGGAATCAGCTTCAGTCAGCCAGAGCCTTGTCGCCCCCGATCAGCCCACCGTAAACTCAGACAAGCTGAAGCTAGTTCAGTTCATGAGACGAGGGCGGGGCGGGCAAACAGCTCGGGAAGGGCGGACAAGTGGCTTCCTTGGACGGCAGGACCGCGCTGGTCACCGGCGCCGGACAGGGCATCGGACGAGCGATCGCCGTGGAGATGGCCCGGCAGGGCGCGTCCGCGGTAGGCGTCGCCGACCGCGACGAGGAGACGGCCGGCAGGACCGCGGAGCTGGTGCGGGACGCCGGGGCGCGGGCCGAGGTGATCGTCTGCGATCTGCGCGTGCGGGACAGCATCGCCGACATGGTCTCCCATACCGTCCGGCGCTTCGAGGGACTCGACGTGCTGGTCAACAACGCCGGGGTGATCGAGACCGCGTTCACGGCCGACCCGGACCGTGGTGTGGACACCCTCGCCGAGGAGGTCTGGGACGCGGTCTACGAGGTCAACCTCAAGGCGGTGTGGCTGACGACCAAGTTCGCCGCACCTCATCTGCGTCGCTCGCGGCGCGGGCCCGCCATCGTCAACACGGCCTCCGTCTCCGGTCTGACCGGCTTCCCCAACGCCCCCGCGTACGGCGTCACGAAGGCCGGCGTCATCCATCTGACCAAGGTCACGGCCGTGGATCTCGCCCCGGTGCGCTGCAACTGCTTCTGCCCCGGTGTCATCGAAACGCCGCTGGCCCGGGCCTACGTCGAGGCGGCCGGGGACCCTGCGGCCATGGAACGCGAGTTGACCGCACCGCAGTTGGTCGAGCGGCTCGGACGCCCCGAGGAGGTCGCCAAGCTGGCGTGCTTCCTGGCCTCCGACGACGCCGCGTTCATCACCGGATCGTCGTACGTGATCGACGGCGGGGCACTTGCCTGGCTCGGCGTACGGGACTGAGAACCAGCACCTTCGAGAAGCCAGGGGATCCCATGCACACGAGGCTCGCCGGGAAGACGGCGCTGGTGACGGGCGCGACGGGAGGTATCGGCGACGCCGTCGTGCGGCGGCTCGCGGCCGAGGGCGCGGCGGTCGTGGTGACCGACCTGGACGCCGATCGCTGCGAGAAACTCGCCGAGGAGGTCGGGGGCGGTGCTCTGGGGCTGGCCCTGGACGTGTCGGACGAGTCCGCCTGGCGCGAGGTCGTCGCCACCGCAACCGCCGCGCTGGGCGAGCTGTCGGTGCTGGTCAACAACGCCGGCATCGCCACGATGAAGACGGTCGAGACAGAGACCATGGACTCCTGGGAGCGGGTCCTCGGGGTGACCCAGACCGGTGTCTGGCTCGGCATGAAGTACGGCGGCCCCTCCATCGAGCGCTCCGGTGGCGGCTCGATCGTC
Above is a window of Streptomyces griseorubiginosus DNA encoding:
- a CDS encoding glucose 1-dehydrogenase, coding for MHTRLAGKTALVTGATGGIGDAVVRRLAAEGAAVVVTDLDADRCEKLAEEVGGGALGLALDVSDESAWREVVATATAALGELSVLVNNAGIATMKTVETETMDSWERVLGVTQTGVWLGMKYGGPSIERSGGGSIVNVASIFGTVGGFGAQFSYHAAKGAVRLMTKNAALHWAKRGVRVNSLHPGFIETPRSRELWRGTPRLDAMVEGTPLGRLGTPEEVAAAVAFLASDDASFMTGSELYVDGGWTAR
- a CDS encoding SDR family NAD(P)-dependent oxidoreductase, translating into MASLDGRTALVTGAGQGIGRAIAVEMARQGASAVGVADRDEETAGRTAELVRDAGARAEVIVCDLRVRDSIADMVSHTVRRFEGLDVLVNNAGVIETAFTADPDRGVDTLAEEVWDAVYEVNLKAVWLTTKFAAPHLRRSRRGPAIVNTASVSGLTGFPNAPAYGVTKAGVIHLTKVTAVDLAPVRCNCFCPGVIETPLARAYVEAAGDPAAMERELTAPQLVERLGRPEEVAKLACFLASDDAAFITGSSYVIDGGALAWLGVRD